In Pseudomonas sp. MYb327, one DNA window encodes the following:
- a CDS encoding metal ABC transporter ATPase, with protein MPRTLIRKNPSNFKTLPLFVEATPEGLTYQSVGRPLNFSQILQRRRPVIVADTERFSLELANLGVSVRLTLHWQNRDYWVLVRQRRQDRGDVVLKLISGYVPAHELNLPLHTAIQEIAEECLLETPEGWLGGRFNDTWLPAPYSAALHYREALPFRLSPLSGSARPVRCANLQLIERPRAYVHLPTASLQLIYDLRLEVPKEAKSLSLFHVDERLEGDQLVARLDRKRPDLYLMPLQDGHPMAELYTLKKDQLYPASTRGLYLAESFARQEGWLVRDERIRWKDWVRQQGLSAPGKDSGLARLRGKAKLLLKKIVPRKKVSS; from the coding sequence ATGCCGCGTACGCTCATAAGAAAGAACCCGAGCAACTTCAAGACCCTGCCGTTATTCGTCGAAGCGACTCCCGAAGGCCTGACTTATCAGAGCGTAGGGAGACCGCTGAATTTCTCTCAGATCCTGCAACGTCGGCGCCCGGTAATCGTCGCCGACACGGAACGGTTTTCCCTTGAACTGGCCAACCTCGGGGTTTCGGTACGCCTGACGCTGCATTGGCAAAATCGCGATTACTGGGTGCTGGTGCGCCAACGTCGGCAAGACCGCGGCGATGTGGTGCTCAAGCTGATTTCCGGCTACGTGCCGGCCCATGAGTTGAACCTGCCGCTGCACACGGCGATTCAGGAGATTGCCGAGGAATGTCTGCTGGAAACCCCGGAAGGCTGGCTCGGCGGGCGCTTCAACGATACGTGGCTGCCGGCGCCCTACTCGGCCGCCCTGCATTACCGCGAGGCTTTGCCGTTTCGACTGTCCCCGTTGTCCGGCTCGGCGCGGCCAGTGCGTTGTGCCAACCTGCAGTTGATCGAACGGCCACGCGCCTATGTGCATTTGCCGACCGCCTCACTGCAATTGATCTACGACTTGCGTCTGGAAGTGCCCAAGGAAGCCAAATCCTTGAGCCTTTTCCATGTTGATGAGCGGCTGGAAGGCGATCAACTCGTCGCTCGCCTTGATCGCAAGCGCCCTGATTTGTATCTGATGCCTTTGCAGGACGGCCATCCCATGGCTGAGCTCTACACCTTGAAAAAGGATCAGCTGTACCCGGCGAGCACGCGCGGTTTGTACCTGGCCGAAAGCTTTGCCCGGCAAGAAGGCTGGCTGGTAAGGGATGAGCGGATTCGCTGGAAGGATTGGGTGAGGCAGCAGGGGTTGAGCGCGCCGGGGAAGGATTCGGGATTGGCGCGGTTGCGCGGGAAGGCCAAATTGCTGCTGAAGAAAATCGTGCCGCGCAAGAAAGTAAGCTCCTGA
- the hldE gene encoding bifunctional D-glycero-beta-D-manno-heptose-7-phosphate kinase/D-glycero-beta-D-manno-heptose 1-phosphate adenylyltransferase HldE, giving the protein MKLSMPRFDQAPVLVVGDVMLDRYWHGGTSRISPEAPVPVVKVENIEDRPGGAANVALNIAALGAPASLVGVTGDDEAADSLVNSLKGAGVRALFQRIAHQPTIVKLRVMSRHQQLLRIDFEEPFATDALALSAQVDELLEGIKVLVLSDYGKGALKNHQVLIQAARARGIPVLADPKGKDFSIYRGASLITPNLSEFETIVGGCADEHELVSKGAQLMHDLELGALLVTRGEHGMTLLRPDHPALHLPARAREVFDVTGAGDTVISTLAAAIAAGEELPHAVGLANLAAGIVVGKLGTAAISAPELRRAIQREEGSERGVLGLEQLLLAVDDARAHNEKIVFTNGCFDILHAGHVTYLEQARAQGDRLIVAVNDDASVSRLKGPGRPINSVDRRMAVLAGLGAVDWVISFPEGTPENLLREVKPDVLVKGGDYGIDQVVGADIVTAYGGTVKVLGLVENSSTTAIVEKIRKSE; this is encoded by the coding sequence ATGAAGTTGTCCATGCCGCGATTCGATCAAGCCCCTGTCTTGGTGGTCGGCGATGTCATGCTCGACCGTTACTGGCATGGTGGTACCTCACGGATTTCCCCTGAGGCGCCAGTACCGGTAGTCAAGGTCGAGAACATCGAGGACCGCCCGGGCGGTGCCGCCAACGTTGCGTTGAACATTGCCGCGCTCGGTGCGCCGGCCTCGCTTGTCGGGGTGACCGGCGACGATGAAGCCGCCGACAGCCTGGTCAATAGCCTCAAGGGCGCAGGTGTGCGAGCGTTGTTCCAGCGCATCGCGCATCAGCCGACCATCGTCAAGCTGCGGGTGATGAGCCGTCACCAGCAACTGCTGCGTATCGACTTCGAAGAACCGTTCGCCACCGACGCGCTGGCGTTGTCCGCGCAGGTCGACGAACTGCTCGAAGGCATCAAGGTGCTGGTGCTGTCCGACTACGGCAAAGGCGCGCTGAAAAATCATCAGGTGTTGATCCAGGCTGCTCGTGCACGTGGCATTCCGGTGCTGGCGGACCCCAAGGGCAAGGATTTTTCGATCTACCGCGGAGCGAGCCTGATCACGCCTAACCTCAGCGAATTCGAAACCATCGTCGGCGGTTGCGCCGATGAGCACGAATTGGTAAGCAAGGGCGCGCAGTTGATGCACGACCTCGAACTCGGTGCCTTGCTGGTGACCCGTGGCGAACACGGTATGACACTGTTGCGCCCGGATCATCCGGCGCTGCACCTGCCGGCCCGCGCCCGTGAAGTGTTTGACGTGACCGGTGCCGGCGACACGGTGATTTCCACCCTGGCAGCGGCGATTGCTGCTGGCGAAGAACTGCCACACGCGGTCGGCCTGGCCAACCTGGCGGCGGGTATCGTGGTTGGCAAACTCGGTACGGCGGCCATCAGTGCGCCGGAACTGCGTCGTGCCATCCAGCGTGAAGAAGGTTCCGAGCGTGGTGTGCTGGGTCTCGAACAGCTGCTGCTGGCGGTCGACGATGCCCGTGCGCACAACGAGAAGATCGTATTCACCAACGGTTGCTTCGACATCCTGCATGCCGGTCACGTGACTTACCTGGAGCAGGCTCGGGCGCAGGGCGATCGCCTGATCGTTGCGGTCAATGACGACGCCTCGGTCAGCCGCCTGAAAGGACCGGGCCGACCGATCAACAGTGTCGACCGGCGCATGGCTGTTCTGGCCGGACTGGGCGCGGTGGATTGGGTGATCAGCTTCCCTGAAGGCACGCCGGAAAACCTGCTGCGCGAGGTCAAGCCGGATGTGTTGGTCAAGGGTGGAGACTACGGAATCGACCAGGTGGTCGGAGCTGACATCGTGACCGCTTACGGCGGCACCGTGAAAGTGCTGGGACTGGTGGAAAACAGCTCCACGACCGCAATCGTCGAGAAGATCCGCAAGTCCGAGTGA
- the msbA gene encoding lipid A export permease/ATP-binding protein MsbA: MSDAPPKAGQDSSLKIYFRLLGYVKPYIGLFLVSIVGFVIFASTQPMLAGILKYFVDGLSNPEAVLFPNVPYLKDLQLLMAVPLLIILIAAWQGLGSFLGNYYLAKVSLGLVHDLRIELFNKLLVLPNRYFDTHNSGHLISRITFNVTMVTGAATDAIKVVIREGLTVVFLFAYLLWMNWKLTLVMLAILPLIAFMVGNTSKKFRKQSKKIQVAMGDVTHVASETIQGYRVVRSFGGESYEEQRFAAASQGNTDKQLRMTKTGAVYTPMLQLVIYTAMAVLMFLVLFLRGDATAGDLVAYITAAGLLPKPIRQLSEVSSTIQKGVAGAESIFEQLDVEPEVDNGTVERDRVNGHLEVRNLSFTYPGTEREVLKNISFSAAPGQMVALVGRSGSGKSTLASLIPRFYHHDIGEILLDDVEIEDYRLRNLRRHVAQVTQHVTLFNDTIANNIAYGDLAGAPRADIEKAATDAYAMDFIAQMPKGLDTQVGENGVLLSGGQRQRLAIARALLKNAPLLILDEATSALDTESERHIQAALDHVMKGRTTLVIAHRLSTIEKADLILVMDQGQIVERGTHSQLLAQNGYYSRLHAMGLDAPAEDIA; the protein is encoded by the coding sequence ATGAGTGATGCACCGCCCAAAGCGGGACAGGATTCCAGCCTGAAAATCTATTTTCGGCTGTTGGGGTATGTAAAACCCTACATCGGCCTTTTCCTGGTGAGTATCGTGGGCTTCGTGATCTTTGCCTCTACTCAGCCGATGTTGGCGGGAATTCTCAAGTATTTCGTCGATGGCCTGAGTAACCCTGAAGCGGTGCTCTTCCCCAACGTTCCGTATTTGAAAGACCTGCAGTTGCTGATGGCCGTGCCGTTGCTGATCATCCTGATCGCTGCGTGGCAGGGGCTGGGTTCGTTCCTGGGTAACTATTATCTGGCGAAGGTTTCGTTGGGGCTGGTGCATGATCTGCGTATCGAGCTGTTCAACAAACTGCTGGTACTGCCCAACCGCTATTTCGACACCCACAACTCCGGGCATTTGATCTCCCGTATTACCTTCAACGTGACCATGGTCACCGGTGCCGCCACGGATGCCATCAAAGTGGTGATCCGTGAAGGCCTGACCGTGGTGTTCCTGTTCGCCTATTTGCTGTGGATGAACTGGAAGTTGACCCTGGTGATGCTGGCAATCCTGCCGCTGATTGCCTTCATGGTGGGTAATACCAGCAAGAAATTCCGCAAGCAGAGCAAGAAAATCCAGGTGGCCATGGGCGATGTCACTCACGTGGCTTCCGAGACCATCCAGGGCTATCGCGTGGTGCGCAGCTTCGGTGGCGAGAGTTACGAAGAGCAGCGCTTTGCCGCCGCGAGCCAAGGTAATACAGACAAGCAATTGCGCATGACCAAGACCGGTGCGGTCTACACCCCCATGCTGCAATTGGTGATTTATACCGCCATGGCGGTGTTGATGTTCCTCGTGTTGTTCCTGCGGGGCGACGCCACGGCCGGTGACCTGGTGGCTTACATCACTGCCGCAGGCTTGCTGCCCAAGCCGATCCGGCAATTGTCTGAAGTCAGCTCGACCATCCAGAAGGGTGTCGCCGGTGCCGAAAGCATTTTCGAGCAACTGGACGTTGAGCCTGAAGTCGACAACGGCACTGTAGAGCGTGATCGGGTCAACGGTCATCTGGAAGTTCGCAACCTCAGCTTCACTTACCCGGGAACCGAGCGCGAGGTGTTGAAGAACATCAGCTTCAGCGCGGCACCGGGGCAAATGGTTGCACTGGTCGGTCGTTCCGGCAGCGGCAAGTCGACCCTGGCGAGCCTGATTCCGCGCTTCTATCACCACGACATTGGTGAAATCCTGCTCGATGACGTCGAAATCGAAGACTATCGCCTGCGCAATCTGCGTCGACACGTAGCTCAGGTCACGCAGCACGTAACGCTGTTCAACGACACCATCGCCAACAATATCGCCTACGGTGATCTGGCTGGCGCACCTCGCGCCGACATTGAGAAGGCTGCTACGGACGCCTATGCAATGGACTTCATCGCGCAGATGCCGAAAGGCCTGGATACCCAAGTCGGGGAGAACGGCGTGCTGCTGTCCGGCGGTCAGCGCCAACGTCTGGCGATTGCCCGGGCGCTGTTGAAGAACGCGCCGCTGCTGATTCTCGACGAGGCGACTTCGGCACTCGATACCGAGTCCGAACGCCACATTCAGGCAGCGCTGGATCACGTCATGAAAGGACGTACCACTCTGGTGATCGCTCACCGCTTGTCGACCATCGAGAAGGCTGATCTGATCCTGGTCATGGACCAGGGGCAAATCGTCGAGCGTGGCACCCACTCGCAACTGTTGGCGCAAAACGGTTACTACTCGCGCCTGCATGCGATGGGCCTGGATGCTCCGGCCGAAGACATCGCCTGA